From Stigmatopora argus isolate UIUO_Sarg chromosome 14, RoL_Sarg_1.0, whole genome shotgun sequence, the proteins below share one genomic window:
- the armc5 gene encoding armadillo repeat-containing protein 5 isoform X2 yields the protein MSNRGIREGTPSTPESSLTWCLAHLSKPPDLEGELDKRSRFAQWRALVAIRTQHIKGDKAGITRFRTSGGLRPLLELLGHPGCSRKTLDLTLSILANCCTEQETRTAVRKLDGISIVVDVMKRNVAHETIQNRAARALGNLAMDSENSALIHSAGGIPLLLLCMSLPSSPSSPTPTPPKDACPKLECAQSASRALLYLSETPANRLSLLTQGALSAVAPFISPEYPPALRRAALRTLHELTRGCGPECARAASRSVVLAQLGAVVSGESGKSLEELALKTLANLCSQGCLRPLVGSLDVIPKFTAEAKKDPHRSGVFFKALCLCCKEAVNRAKVKESGGLEVLVGFLAEHPRHPLARFAILACVDFVFDESAVEQLQELGLVPLMVARLVALTAGDKADAAAGGGASSGAAKSDLMPPSCLDSFDFAPFEDCKKEEGGREQGSSSFLRLRSWLLSEGMISSEEDLLDSSNSAETDWASPPAQSSPNADCLAPLKPCTPPDAATSKKEALNSCKAKFSSPHRRRPRTPGAVSPSAKPAADTPPSAPRPFAYRHPYHPEPWTPESPVLLLLSRFSHAAEPCPALMTWGTMWGLLRYLGQHRDPSGRCFRLLCRLSCNPGCLRALVRGGAVALIHHVLCQSDDGGERRQERVRAKVKQLGVTLLNNLHIQCESSFGAGILAHVMLSGSEADRVNCALSLPLISSNKPLLRKLLLDSGGLLLALQPLNCRHNSDADSHTPECQRLLSAWPESPHHSLYFSLLIGCLTPLVSSAASPPAAGRPTPPGNSDRAAPPPSKKPRHADICPYAASDFDLTLLLDDGAEVPANRDAVGGDESGSEYFRAMLNGAFSEASSPEALRIKDVTRGSLAPVLHYLHGCRPAASERAEKCCFLDGLASCRPERTTFQDSPLGAAMVGACRFLATDLKGELEELCVAGLLSESAAPTPEMVGATVEEHLASRTSELDLTCVQLQLKPLLEKTVETDESDTICPTKSLNEKSPSKSSAHPEEGGVAGGSAAALLPEVYRFAQRYSYPALRRACLLLLLGGRRSPFSARQAAECLREAAGGADCVDTLKQDLLSLVADALN from the exons ATGAGCAACCGCGGCATCAG GGAAGGAACTCCATCTACTCCGGAGTCTTCCTTGACTTGGTGCCTAGCCCACCTGAGCAAGCCACCTGATTTGGAAGGAGAATTGGACAAAAGGTCCAGGTTCGCCCAGTGGCGTGCGCTGGTCGCCATCCGAACGCAGCACATCAAAGGTGACAAGGCCGGGATCACCCGCTTCCGGACTTCGGGGGGTCTTCGGCCCTTGCTGGAACTGCTCGGTCATCCGGGTTGCTCCAGGAAGACTCTGGACTTGACCCTCAGCATCCTGGCCAACTGCTGCACTGAACAGGAGACACGCACCGCG GTTCGCAAGCTCGACGGAATCAGTATTGTCG TGGACGTGATGAAGAGGAATGTGGCCCATGAGACCATCCAGAACAGAGCTGCGCGGGCTTTGGGGAATCTCGCCATGGACTCGGAGAACTCGGCACTCATCCATTCGGCGG GTGGTATTCCTCTACTCCTCCTGTGCATGTCTCTGCCATCAAGCCCGTCCTCGCCCACCCCCACGCCGCCCAAAGACGCCTGCCCCAAGCTGGAGTGCGCCCAGTCGGCCTCGCGGGCCCTCCTCTACCTGTCGGAGACTCCGGCCAACCGCCTGTCTCTGCTCACCCAGGGTGCCCTGTCGGCCGTCGCCCCCTTCATCTCCCCAGAGTACCCCCCAGCCTTGAGGCGGGCCGCCTTAAGGACTCTCCACGAGCTCACCCGAGGCTGCGGCCCCGAATGCGCCCGGGCGGCGTCCCGCTCGGTGGTCCTTGCCCAGCTGGGCGCGGTGGTCTCCGGAGAATCTGGGAAGTCGTTAGAGGAGCTGGCGCTGAAGACGCTCGCCAACCTGTGCTCGCAAGGGTGCCTGCGACCCTTGGTGGGCTCCCTCGACGTCATCCCCAAGTTCACCGCGGAGGCCAAGAAGGACCCCCACAGATCGGGGGTCTTCTTCAAGGCGCTGTGCCTGTGCTGCAAGGAGGCGGTCAACCGCGCCAAGGTGAAGGAGAGCGGCGGGTTAGAGGTTCTGGTGGGCTTTTTGGCAGAGCACCCGCGGCACCCCCTGGCACGGTTCGCCATCCTGGCGTGCGTGGACTTTGTGTTCGACGAGTCGGCCGTGGAGCAGCTGCAGGAGTTGGGGCTGGTCCCCCTGATGGTGGCTCGGCTGGTGGCGCTCACCGCCGGCGACAAGGCGGACGCGGCGGCCGGCGGGGGCGCTTCTTCGGGGGCGGCTAAAAGCGACTTAATGCCGCCGTCCTGCTTGGACTCCTTTGACTTTGCGCCTTTCGAGGACTGCAAGAAGGAAGAGGGCGGCAGAGAACAAGGGTCTTCCAGCTTCCTCAGACTCAG GTCATGGCTGCTATCCGAGGGTATGATTTCCAGCGAAGAGGACTTACTGGACTCCTCGAACAGCGCCGAAACCGACTGGGCCTCGCCCCCCGCCCAAAGCTCCCCGAACGCCGACTGCCTCGCCCCGTTGAAACCGTGCACTCCCCCCGACGCCGCTACCTCAAAGAAAGAAGCTCTCAATTCCTGCAAAGCCAAGTTCTCCTCGCCACACCGGCGGCGGCCACGGACGCCCGGGGCCGTCTCTCCGTCGGCCAAGCCGGCGGCGGACACGCCTCCGTCGGCGCCGCGACCATTCGCTTACCGCCACCCGTACCACCCCGAGCCCTGGACGCCCGAGTCGCCGGTCCTGCTGCTGCTGTCGCGCTTCTCTCACGCGGCCGAGCCATGCCCCGCCCTGATGACCTGGGGCACCATGTGGGGACTGCTGCGCTACCTGGGCCAGCACCGGGACCCCAGCGGGCGCTGCTTTCGTCTGCTCTGCCGCCTGAGCTGCAACCCCGGCTGTCTGCGGGCGCTGGTCCGCGGCGGCGCCGTGGCCCTCATCCACCACGTACTCTGCCAGAGCGACGACGGCGGCGAGCGGCGGCAAGAACGCGTTCGTGCCAAAGTCAAACAGCTCG GTGTGACTCTCCTCAACAATCTGCACATCCAGTGCGAGTCGTCGTTCGGCGCCGGCATCCTCGCGCACGTCATGCTTTCGGGCTCTGAGGCGGACCGAGTCAACTGCGCGCTCTCCCTGCCTTTGATCAGCAG CAACAAGCCCCTGTTGCGAAAACTCCTCCTGGATTCCGGCGGCCTCCTCTTGGCCCTGCAGCCGCTGAATTGCCGCCACAATTCCGACGCCGACTCCCACACTCCCGAATGTCAACGTCTTCTCTCCGCCTGGCCCGAGTCGCCGCATCACTCGCTCTACTTCTCGCTCCTGATCGGCTGCCTGACCCCGCTGGTGTCCAGCGCGGCGTCTCCGCCCGCCGCCGGGCGCCCGACTCCGCCCGGCAACTCCGACCGGGCCGCCCCTCCTCCCTCCAAAAAGCCCCGCCACGCCGACATCTGCCCATACGCCGCGTCCGACTTTGACCTAACGCTCCTCCTGGACGACGGGGCGGAGGTGCCGGCCAACAGGGACGCCGTGGGCGGCGACGAGTCCGGCTCCGAGTACTTCCGGGCTATGCTCAACGGCGCCTTCAGCGAGGCCAGCTCCCCAGAAGCCCTCCGGATCAAAGACGTGACACGAGGCTCGCTGGCGCCCGTGCTCCACTACCTCCACGGGTGCCGGCCGGCGGCGTCCGAGCGGGCGGAGAAGTGCTGCTTTTTGGACGGCTTGGCATCCTGCCGCCCGGAGCGGACCACCTTCCAAGATTCTCCGTTAGGCGCCGCCATGGTGGGAGCGTGCCGATTCCTCGCCACGGACCTGAAGGGGGAACTGGAGGAGCTCTGCGTGGCTGGACTTCTTTCCGAAAGCGCCGCGCCCACGCCGGAAATGGTCGGAGCGACCGTGGAGGAGCACCTCGCCAGCAGGACGTCCGAGCTGGATCTGACGTGCGTTCAGCTGCAACTGAAGCCTCTTTTAGAGAAGACCGTGGAAACCGACGAATCGGATACCATCTGCCCGACAAAAAGTCTGAACGAGAAGTCGCCGTCGAAAAGCTCGGCGCACCCGGAGGAAGGGGGCGTGGCAGGAGGCAGTGCCGCCGCCCTCTTGCCGGAGGTGTACCGCTTCGCGCAGCGCTACAGCTACCCAGCACTGCGTCGGGCTTGCCTGTTGCTGTTGCTGGGCGGGCGGCGCTCGCCCTTTTCGGCCCGCCAGGCCGCCGAATGCCTGCGAGAGGCGGCCGGGGGGGCCGACTGCGTCGACACGCTCAAGCAGGATCTTCTAAGTCTGGTGGCAGACGCTCTAAATTGA
- the armc5 gene encoding armadillo repeat-containing protein 5 isoform X1: MTALPIQSVQKQCRAPSNREGTPSTPESSLTWCLAHLSKPPDLEGELDKRSRFAQWRALVAIRTQHIKGDKAGITRFRTSGGLRPLLELLGHPGCSRKTLDLTLSILANCCTEQETRTAVRKLDGISIVVDVMKRNVAHETIQNRAARALGNLAMDSENSALIHSAGGIPLLLLCMSLPSSPSSPTPTPPKDACPKLECAQSASRALLYLSETPANRLSLLTQGALSAVAPFISPEYPPALRRAALRTLHELTRGCGPECARAASRSVVLAQLGAVVSGESGKSLEELALKTLANLCSQGCLRPLVGSLDVIPKFTAEAKKDPHRSGVFFKALCLCCKEAVNRAKVKESGGLEVLVGFLAEHPRHPLARFAILACVDFVFDESAVEQLQELGLVPLMVARLVALTAGDKADAAAGGGASSGAAKSDLMPPSCLDSFDFAPFEDCKKEEGGREQGSSSFLRLRSWLLSEGMISSEEDLLDSSNSAETDWASPPAQSSPNADCLAPLKPCTPPDAATSKKEALNSCKAKFSSPHRRRPRTPGAVSPSAKPAADTPPSAPRPFAYRHPYHPEPWTPESPVLLLLSRFSHAAEPCPALMTWGTMWGLLRYLGQHRDPSGRCFRLLCRLSCNPGCLRALVRGGAVALIHHVLCQSDDGGERRQERVRAKVKQLGVTLLNNLHIQCESSFGAGILAHVMLSGSEADRVNCALSLPLISSNKPLLRKLLLDSGGLLLALQPLNCRHNSDADSHTPECQRLLSAWPESPHHSLYFSLLIGCLTPLVSSAASPPAAGRPTPPGNSDRAAPPPSKKPRHADICPYAASDFDLTLLLDDGAEVPANRDAVGGDESGSEYFRAMLNGAFSEASSPEALRIKDVTRGSLAPVLHYLHGCRPAASERAEKCCFLDGLASCRPERTTFQDSPLGAAMVGACRFLATDLKGELEELCVAGLLSESAAPTPEMVGATVEEHLASRTSELDLTCVQLQLKPLLEKTVETDESDTICPTKSLNEKSPSKSSAHPEEGGVAGGSAAALLPEVYRFAQRYSYPALRRACLLLLLGGRRSPFSARQAAECLREAAGGADCVDTLKQDLLSLVADALN; the protein is encoded by the exons atgactgCTTTACCTATACAAAGCGTCCAGAAGCAATGTCGAGCCCCTTCCAACAGGGAAGGAACTCCATCTACTCCGGAGTCTTCCTTGACTTGGTGCCTAGCCCACCTGAGCAAGCCACCTGATTTGGAAGGAGAATTGGACAAAAGGTCCAGGTTCGCCCAGTGGCGTGCGCTGGTCGCCATCCGAACGCAGCACATCAAAGGTGACAAGGCCGGGATCACCCGCTTCCGGACTTCGGGGGGTCTTCGGCCCTTGCTGGAACTGCTCGGTCATCCGGGTTGCTCCAGGAAGACTCTGGACTTGACCCTCAGCATCCTGGCCAACTGCTGCACTGAACAGGAGACACGCACCGCG GTTCGCAAGCTCGACGGAATCAGTATTGTCG TGGACGTGATGAAGAGGAATGTGGCCCATGAGACCATCCAGAACAGAGCTGCGCGGGCTTTGGGGAATCTCGCCATGGACTCGGAGAACTCGGCACTCATCCATTCGGCGG GTGGTATTCCTCTACTCCTCCTGTGCATGTCTCTGCCATCAAGCCCGTCCTCGCCCACCCCCACGCCGCCCAAAGACGCCTGCCCCAAGCTGGAGTGCGCCCAGTCGGCCTCGCGGGCCCTCCTCTACCTGTCGGAGACTCCGGCCAACCGCCTGTCTCTGCTCACCCAGGGTGCCCTGTCGGCCGTCGCCCCCTTCATCTCCCCAGAGTACCCCCCAGCCTTGAGGCGGGCCGCCTTAAGGACTCTCCACGAGCTCACCCGAGGCTGCGGCCCCGAATGCGCCCGGGCGGCGTCCCGCTCGGTGGTCCTTGCCCAGCTGGGCGCGGTGGTCTCCGGAGAATCTGGGAAGTCGTTAGAGGAGCTGGCGCTGAAGACGCTCGCCAACCTGTGCTCGCAAGGGTGCCTGCGACCCTTGGTGGGCTCCCTCGACGTCATCCCCAAGTTCACCGCGGAGGCCAAGAAGGACCCCCACAGATCGGGGGTCTTCTTCAAGGCGCTGTGCCTGTGCTGCAAGGAGGCGGTCAACCGCGCCAAGGTGAAGGAGAGCGGCGGGTTAGAGGTTCTGGTGGGCTTTTTGGCAGAGCACCCGCGGCACCCCCTGGCACGGTTCGCCATCCTGGCGTGCGTGGACTTTGTGTTCGACGAGTCGGCCGTGGAGCAGCTGCAGGAGTTGGGGCTGGTCCCCCTGATGGTGGCTCGGCTGGTGGCGCTCACCGCCGGCGACAAGGCGGACGCGGCGGCCGGCGGGGGCGCTTCTTCGGGGGCGGCTAAAAGCGACTTAATGCCGCCGTCCTGCTTGGACTCCTTTGACTTTGCGCCTTTCGAGGACTGCAAGAAGGAAGAGGGCGGCAGAGAACAAGGGTCTTCCAGCTTCCTCAGACTCAG GTCATGGCTGCTATCCGAGGGTATGATTTCCAGCGAAGAGGACTTACTGGACTCCTCGAACAGCGCCGAAACCGACTGGGCCTCGCCCCCCGCCCAAAGCTCCCCGAACGCCGACTGCCTCGCCCCGTTGAAACCGTGCACTCCCCCCGACGCCGCTACCTCAAAGAAAGAAGCTCTCAATTCCTGCAAAGCCAAGTTCTCCTCGCCACACCGGCGGCGGCCACGGACGCCCGGGGCCGTCTCTCCGTCGGCCAAGCCGGCGGCGGACACGCCTCCGTCGGCGCCGCGACCATTCGCTTACCGCCACCCGTACCACCCCGAGCCCTGGACGCCCGAGTCGCCGGTCCTGCTGCTGCTGTCGCGCTTCTCTCACGCGGCCGAGCCATGCCCCGCCCTGATGACCTGGGGCACCATGTGGGGACTGCTGCGCTACCTGGGCCAGCACCGGGACCCCAGCGGGCGCTGCTTTCGTCTGCTCTGCCGCCTGAGCTGCAACCCCGGCTGTCTGCGGGCGCTGGTCCGCGGCGGCGCCGTGGCCCTCATCCACCACGTACTCTGCCAGAGCGACGACGGCGGCGAGCGGCGGCAAGAACGCGTTCGTGCCAAAGTCAAACAGCTCG GTGTGACTCTCCTCAACAATCTGCACATCCAGTGCGAGTCGTCGTTCGGCGCCGGCATCCTCGCGCACGTCATGCTTTCGGGCTCTGAGGCGGACCGAGTCAACTGCGCGCTCTCCCTGCCTTTGATCAGCAG CAACAAGCCCCTGTTGCGAAAACTCCTCCTGGATTCCGGCGGCCTCCTCTTGGCCCTGCAGCCGCTGAATTGCCGCCACAATTCCGACGCCGACTCCCACACTCCCGAATGTCAACGTCTTCTCTCCGCCTGGCCCGAGTCGCCGCATCACTCGCTCTACTTCTCGCTCCTGATCGGCTGCCTGACCCCGCTGGTGTCCAGCGCGGCGTCTCCGCCCGCCGCCGGGCGCCCGACTCCGCCCGGCAACTCCGACCGGGCCGCCCCTCCTCCCTCCAAAAAGCCCCGCCACGCCGACATCTGCCCATACGCCGCGTCCGACTTTGACCTAACGCTCCTCCTGGACGACGGGGCGGAGGTGCCGGCCAACAGGGACGCCGTGGGCGGCGACGAGTCCGGCTCCGAGTACTTCCGGGCTATGCTCAACGGCGCCTTCAGCGAGGCCAGCTCCCCAGAAGCCCTCCGGATCAAAGACGTGACACGAGGCTCGCTGGCGCCCGTGCTCCACTACCTCCACGGGTGCCGGCCGGCGGCGTCCGAGCGGGCGGAGAAGTGCTGCTTTTTGGACGGCTTGGCATCCTGCCGCCCGGAGCGGACCACCTTCCAAGATTCTCCGTTAGGCGCCGCCATGGTGGGAGCGTGCCGATTCCTCGCCACGGACCTGAAGGGGGAACTGGAGGAGCTCTGCGTGGCTGGACTTCTTTCCGAAAGCGCCGCGCCCACGCCGGAAATGGTCGGAGCGACCGTGGAGGAGCACCTCGCCAGCAGGACGTCCGAGCTGGATCTGACGTGCGTTCAGCTGCAACTGAAGCCTCTTTTAGAGAAGACCGTGGAAACCGACGAATCGGATACCATCTGCCCGACAAAAAGTCTGAACGAGAAGTCGCCGTCGAAAAGCTCGGCGCACCCGGAGGAAGGGGGCGTGGCAGGAGGCAGTGCCGCCGCCCTCTTGCCGGAGGTGTACCGCTTCGCGCAGCGCTACAGCTACCCAGCACTGCGTCGGGCTTGCCTGTTGCTGTTGCTGGGCGGGCGGCGCTCGCCCTTTTCGGCCCGCCAGGCCGCCGAATGCCTGCGAGAGGCGGCCGGGGGGGCCGACTGCGTCGACACGCTCAAGCAGGATCTTCTAAGTCTGGTGGCAGACGCTCTAAATTGA